A region from the Andrena cerasifolii isolate SP2316 chromosome 9, iyAndCera1_principal, whole genome shotgun sequence genome encodes:
- the LOC143373138 gene encoding odorant receptor 82a isoform X4 has translation MTTDTGIPAGYRNIHYKSDTKYTLNVAKTLLTPVGIWPLQRSDSSLDRVKRFVQIVTVFALMCFLLIPHVIYTFHDCEDLTRYMKVIAAQVFSFLGIIKFWAMIVNRQEMRCCLVEIEAHFRDVECEEDRLVMKKSAKIGTVFTTVYLGLTYCGALPYHLILPLLSDRIVKSDNTTQIPLPYLSNYVFFVIEDSPLHEITFATQMMISCIILSTNCGTYLLIASLAIHSCGLFEVVNKKIESIFELSQDELQECLNRVVQHHVKAIKFAEMIEEALSVVFLLEIVCCTIIVCFLIFGVILEWADNRPLSTITYFVLMTSIFINVFIISFIGDRLKHESERVGEVSYFVPWYNLPKDIINNIQIIILRTSRPTNLTAGKLFDLSLQAFCDVSLSTRHL, from the exons ATGACGACTGACACTGGTATCCCTGCGGGTTACCGAAATATTCACTATAAGTCCGATACCAAGTACACGCTTAATGTCGCGAAGACGCTGCTGACGCCGGTCGGCATCTGGCCGCTGCAGAGGAGCGATTCCTCCCTGGACAGGGTTAAAAGGTTCGTCCAAATCGTGACGGTGTTCGCCCTGATGTGTTTCCTACTGATACCGCACGTGATCTACACGTTCCACGACTGCGAGGATCTGACGCGTTACATGAAGGTGATCGCCGCGCAGGTGTTCAGCTTTCTTGGGATCATCAAGTTCTGGGCGATGATCGTTAACAGGCAGGAAATGAGGTGCTGCCTCGTGGAAATTGAGGCCCACTTCAGGGACGTGGAGTGCGAAGAGGATCGGCTGGTGATGAAGAAATCGGCAAAAATCGGCACAGTGTTCACGACGGTGTACCTGGGCCTGACTTACTGCGGTGCTCTCCCCTATCACCTTATCTTACCACTGCTGTCCGATAGAATCGTCAAGTCGGACAATACTACTCAAATACCTCTGCCTTATCTGAGCAACTACGTTTTCTTTGTGATCGAGGACTCGCCGCTGCACGAGATCACCTTCGCCACGCAAATGATGATCAGTTGCATCATACTGTCCACCAACTGCGGCACGTACCTTCTCATCGCCTCACTCGCGATACATTCCTGTGGCCTTTTCGAAGTCGTTAACAAGAAGATTGAAAGTATCTTCGAACTTAGCCAGGATGAGCTGCAGGAGTGTTTGAATCGTGTCGTTCAGCATCATGTCAAAGCAATCAA GTTCGCTGAGATGATCGAGGAGGCCCTGAGTGTCGTGTTTCTGTTGGAAATTGTCTGCTGCACCATCATCGTGTGTTTCCTCATATTCGGAGTGATTTTG GAATGGGCAGACAACCGACCCCTCAGCACAATCACGTACTTCGTCCTGATGACGTCGATCTTCATTAACGTGTTCATAATATCGTTCATCGGTGATCGGCTTAAACACGAG AGCGAAAGAGTGGGGGAGGTGTCGTACTTCGTGCCCTGGTACAATCTTCCCAAGgacataataaataatatacagaTCATCATACTTAGAACCAGTCGCCCGACGAATTTGACTGCCGGCAAGCTGTTCGATCTGTCGCTCCAGGCATTCTGCGACGTAAGTCTTTCAACACGCCACCtttaa
- the LOC143373138 gene encoding odorant receptor 30a isoform X1, which produces MTTDTGIPAGYRNIHYKSDTKYTLNVAKTLLTPVGIWPLQRSDSSLDRVKRFVQIVTVFALMCFLLIPHVIYTFHDCEDLTRYMKVIAAQVFSFLGIIKFWAMIVNRQEMRCCLVEIEAHFRDVECEEDRLVMKKSAKIGTVFTTVYLGLTYCGALPYHLILPLLSDRIVKSDNTTQIPLPYLSNYVFFVIEDSPLHEITFATQMMISCIILSTNCGTYLLIASLAIHSCGLFEVVNKKIESIFELSQDELQECLNRVVQHHVKAIKFAEMIEEALSVVFLLEIVCCTIIVCFLIFGVILEWADNRPLSTITYFVLMTSIFINVFIISFIGDRLKHESEKVGETSYFVPWYDLPEDMARNIRMIMLRTRRPTCLTAGKLFGLSLQGFCDVSLDVRALDLLARSLLIKRNEIS; this is translated from the exons ATGACGACTGACACTGGTATCCCTGCGGGTTACCGAAATATTCACTATAAGTCCGATACCAAGTACACGCTTAATGTCGCGAAGACGCTGCTGACGCCGGTCGGCATCTGGCCGCTGCAGAGGAGCGATTCCTCCCTGGACAGGGTTAAAAGGTTCGTCCAAATCGTGACGGTGTTCGCCCTGATGTGTTTCCTACTGATACCGCACGTGATCTACACGTTCCACGACTGCGAGGATCTGACGCGTTACATGAAGGTGATCGCCGCGCAGGTGTTCAGCTTTCTTGGGATCATCAAGTTCTGGGCGATGATCGTTAACAGGCAGGAAATGAGGTGCTGCCTCGTGGAAATTGAGGCCCACTTCAGGGACGTGGAGTGCGAAGAGGATCGGCTGGTGATGAAGAAATCGGCAAAAATCGGCACAGTGTTCACGACGGTGTACCTGGGCCTGACTTACTGCGGTGCTCTCCCCTATCACCTTATCTTACCACTGCTGTCCGATAGAATCGTCAAGTCGGACAATACTACTCAAATACCTCTGCCTTATCTGAGCAACTACGTTTTCTTTGTGATCGAGGACTCGCCGCTGCACGAGATCACCTTCGCCACGCAAATGATGATCAGTTGCATCATACTGTCCACCAACTGCGGCACGTACCTTCTCATCGCCTCACTCGCGATACATTCCTGTGGCCTTTTCGAAGTCGTTAACAAGAAGATTGAAAGTATCTTCGAACTTAGCCAGGATGAGCTGCAGGAGTGTTTGAATCGTGTCGTTCAGCATCATGTCAAAGCAATCAA GTTCGCTGAGATGATCGAGGAGGCCCTGAGTGTCGTGTTTCTGTTGGAAATTGTCTGCTGCACCATCATCGTGTGTTTCCTCATATTCGGAGTGATTTTG GAATGGGCAGACAACCGACCCCTCAGCACAATCACGTACTTCGTCCTGATGACGTCGATCTTCATTAACGTGTTCATAATATCGTTCATCGGTGATCGGCTTAAACACGAG AGCGAGAAAGTGGGGGAGACGTCGTACTTCGTGCCATGGTACGATCTTCCCGAGGACATGGCCAGGAATATACGAATGATCATGCTTAGAACCAGGCGCCCGACGTGTCTGACTGCTGGTAAGCTGTTCGGTCTCTCGCTGCAAGGATTCTGTGACGTAAGTTTGGACGTTCGAGCGTTGGATTTATTAGCGAGAAGCCTTCTGATCAAACGGAATGAAATATCGTAG
- the LOC143373191 gene encoding uncharacterized protein LOC143373191, producing the protein MTPNSLAAMGRPFNENYREDLGRNVKLNEWTFKAIGVWPRRPDRPWMATVERVFLNVLCHGLLAFILIPGGMCIALEIKDFYNQLQLCSAMSFFMMAMIKYCVLFNREKGIRSCVERMEFDWRNVRGLEDRKIMLENANFGRRLIVICGAFMYGGVAFYYVALPLTRAKIVEEAGNLTYRRLVYPFPKILLDARRSPVNEVFYTIQLLSGFVAHNITVAACSLAALLVMHACGQLQILMAWLEKLVDGRENSDETLDQRLASVVEQHVRIINFIKLTEDLLQEISLVEVLGCTLNMCFLGYYSMTEWDPKEPVSGLTYIILLISVTFNVFIFCYIGELLAEQTVKVGEKSYMIDWHRMPGKKSLAIPLMMSMSNSTTKITAGNLIELSISSFGDVSIPDETGANVHERISVAHFPHLAIRLFYQRFPLNKVIKTSHQASCRASTMCKQGAEGTKSPTNVHDYGKYMNLSIRWNRWLLKPMGLWPNTPDASAIEKSFYWLINATCYCLISFLMIPCGLYVALEVEDVYNKLKLFGPLSFCLMAIAKYYCLMFHARDISECVERIEWDWKTIRYRKDRDIMVANANFGSRLVMFCTLFMYSSFAFYYIAVPVSVGRIRLEEDNLTFIPMVFPFSRIILDTRYSPANEIVFSIQLLGGALIHGIAAAACSLIVVFTVHACGQMEVLMCWLEHLVHGREDMQGTADGRIASTVNQHVRILKFLAVTEKALQQVSFVEFLGCTLNMCLLGYYVLMEWSSNDITAAVTYCVILVSLTLNIFIFCYIGELVAEQCKMVGETSYMVDWHELHGRRKIGFVLIIAMSNCSQQLTAGNMVQLSLTTFGDVVKTSFAFLNMLRTVT; encoded by the exons ATGACCCCTAATTCGCTCGCCGCCATGGGGAGACCCTTCAACGAGAACTACAGAGAGGACCTTGGTCGGAACGTCAAGCTGAACGAGTGGACGTTCAAGGCGATCGGCGTCTGGCCGAGGCGACCCGATCGCCCCTGGATGGCCACCGTCGAGCGCGTCTTCCTCAACGTTCTTTGCCACGGCCTGCTCGCCTTCATCCTGATCCCCGGCGGCATGTGCATCGCCCTGGAGATCAAGGACTTTTACAACCAGTTACAACTGTGCAGCGCGATGAGCTTCTTCATGATGGCGATGATCAAGTACTGCGTGCTGTTCAACCGCGAGAAAGGCATCCGCAGTTGCGTGGAGCGGATGGAGTTTGACTGGAGGAACGTCCGGGGCTTGGAGGACCGCAAGATCATGCTGGAGAACGCGAACTTTGGTCGCCGGCTGATAGTGATATGCGGTGCTTTCATGTACGGCGGCGTTGCTTTCTATTACGTGGCTCTGCCATTGACCAGGGCCAAGATCGTCGAGGAGGCTGGCAATCTGACTTACAGGAGGCTGGTCTACCCTTTCCCAAAGATCCTGCTCGACGCTCGGCGCAGCCCCGTCAACGAGGTTTTCTATACGATACAGCTGTTGTCTGGTTTCGTCGCTCATAATATCACTGTGGCTGCTTGCAGCCTGGCTGCGCTTCTCGTCATGCATGCCTGCGGCCAACTGCAGATCCTGATGGCCTGGCTGGAGAAACTGGTCGATGGAAGGGAGAACAGCGACGAAACCCTGGACCAGAGGCTGGCTAGTGTCGTGGAGCAACATGTTCGAATTATCAA CTTCATAAAGCTGACAGAGGATTTGCTGCAGGAAATATCACTGGTGGAAGTCCTAGGGTGCACTCTGAACATGTGTTTCCTTGGATATTACTCGATGACG GAATGGGACCCCAAGGAACCAGTCAGTGGGTTGACGTATATAATCCTACTGATATCGGTTACGTTTAACGTCTTCATATTCTGTTACATTGGCGAGCTTTTGGCGGAACAG ACGGTGAAAGTTGGTGAGAAATCGTACATGATAGACTGGCATCGAATGCCTGGGAAGAAAAGTCTGGCCATACCGCTGATGATGTCCATGTCAAATTCCACTACCAAGATCACCGCTGGAAACCTGATCGAGCTTTCCATAAGCAGTTTCGGCGATGTAAGTATACCAGATGAAACCGGAGCCAACGTCCACGAGAGAATTAGCGTCGCACATTTCCCACACCTTGCAATTCGATTGTTTTATCAAAGATTTCCTTTGAACAAGGTCATCAAGACGTCA CATCAAGCGAGCTGCCGAGCTTCAACGATGTGCAAGCAAGGGGCAGAGGGCACGAAGTCGCCCACAAACGTGCACGACTATGGGAAATACATGAATCTGAGTATTCGATGGAACCGCTGGCTGCTGAAGCCAATGGGCCTTTGGCCGAACACGCCCGATGCTTCGGCGATCGAGAAATCCTTTTACTGGCTGATAAATGCCACCTGCTATTGCTTGATAAGCTTCCTCATGATACCGTGCGGCCTGTACGTCGCCTTGGAGGTGGAGGATGTCTACAATAAGCTGAAACTGTTCGGTCCACTGAGCTTCTGCCTGATGGCGATCGCGAAGTACTACTGTCTGATGTTCCACGCGAGGGACATCAGCGAGTGCGTGGAGCGCATCGAGTGGGATTGGAAGACTATTAGATACAGAAAGGACAGGGACATTATGGTGGCGAATGCGAATTTCGGCAGCCGACTGGTGATGTTCTGCACTTTGTTCATGTACAGTAGCTTCGCTTTTTACTATATCGCAGTGCCTGTTAGTGTTGGGAGAATCAGACTGGAGGAAGACAATCTCACCTTCATCCCGATGGTGTTTCCGTTCTCGAGGATCATACTCGATACTCGATATAGCCCCGCCAACGAGATCGTCTTCTCGATCCAACTTTTGGGAGGCGCTTTAATTCACGGCATCGCGGCGGCGGCTTGCAGCTTGATCGTGGTTTTCACAGTGCACGCTTGTGGCCAGATGGAAGTTCTGATGTGCTGGTTGGAGCATTTGGTACACGGCCGCGAGGATATGCAGGGAACCGCCGACGGTAGAATCGCAAGCACTGTGAACCAACACGTCCGAATACTGAA GTTTTTGGCAGTCACAGAGAAAGCACTGCAACAAGTGTCTTTCGTGGAGTTTCTGGGGTGCACATTGAACATGTGTCTTCTCGGATATTACGTTCTCATG GAATGGAGCTCGAACGATATAACTGCTGCTGTAACGTACTGCGTGATACTCGTCTCTCTCACCCTCAATatctttatattttgttatataGGCGAGCTGGTCGCCGAGCAG TGCAAAATGGTGGGCGAAACGTCGTACATGGTTGACTGGCACGAACTACATGGGAGAAGGAAGATCGGCTTCGTTTTGATAATAGCCATGTCCAATTGTTCGCAGCAACTCACAGCTGGGAACATGGTCCAACTATCCCTTACCACTTTCGGTGAC GTCGTAAAAACATCGTTTGCTTTCCTGAACATGTTGAGAACAGTGACATGA
- the LOC143373138 gene encoding odorant receptor 43a isoform X2 encodes MTTDTGIPAGYRNIHYKSDTKYTLNVAKTLLTPVGIWPLQRSDSSLDRVKRFVQIVTVFALMCFLLIPHVIYTFHDCEDLTRYMKVIAAQVFSFLGIIKFWAMIVNRQEMRCCLVEIEAHFRDVECEEDRLVMKKSAKIGTVFTTVYLGLTYCGALPYHLILPLLSDRIVKSDNTTQIPLPYLSNYVFFVIEDSPLHEITFATQMMISCIILSTNCGTYLLIASLAIHSCGLFEVVNKKIESIFELSQDELQECLNRVVQHHVKAIKFAEMIEEALSVVFLLEIVCCTIIVCFLIFGVILEWADNRPLSTITYFVLMTSIFINVFIISFIGDRLKHESEKVGETSYFVPWYDLPEDMARNIRMIMLRTRRPTCLTAGKLFGLSLQGFCDFCKTSAAYLNFLQTLTA; translated from the exons ATGACGACTGACACTGGTATCCCTGCGGGTTACCGAAATATTCACTATAAGTCCGATACCAAGTACACGCTTAATGTCGCGAAGACGCTGCTGACGCCGGTCGGCATCTGGCCGCTGCAGAGGAGCGATTCCTCCCTGGACAGGGTTAAAAGGTTCGTCCAAATCGTGACGGTGTTCGCCCTGATGTGTTTCCTACTGATACCGCACGTGATCTACACGTTCCACGACTGCGAGGATCTGACGCGTTACATGAAGGTGATCGCCGCGCAGGTGTTCAGCTTTCTTGGGATCATCAAGTTCTGGGCGATGATCGTTAACAGGCAGGAAATGAGGTGCTGCCTCGTGGAAATTGAGGCCCACTTCAGGGACGTGGAGTGCGAAGAGGATCGGCTGGTGATGAAGAAATCGGCAAAAATCGGCACAGTGTTCACGACGGTGTACCTGGGCCTGACTTACTGCGGTGCTCTCCCCTATCACCTTATCTTACCACTGCTGTCCGATAGAATCGTCAAGTCGGACAATACTACTCAAATACCTCTGCCTTATCTGAGCAACTACGTTTTCTTTGTGATCGAGGACTCGCCGCTGCACGAGATCACCTTCGCCACGCAAATGATGATCAGTTGCATCATACTGTCCACCAACTGCGGCACGTACCTTCTCATCGCCTCACTCGCGATACATTCCTGTGGCCTTTTCGAAGTCGTTAACAAGAAGATTGAAAGTATCTTCGAACTTAGCCAGGATGAGCTGCAGGAGTGTTTGAATCGTGTCGTTCAGCATCATGTCAAAGCAATCAA GTTCGCTGAGATGATCGAGGAGGCCCTGAGTGTCGTGTTTCTGTTGGAAATTGTCTGCTGCACCATCATCGTGTGTTTCCTCATATTCGGAGTGATTTTG GAATGGGCAGACAACCGACCCCTCAGCACAATCACGTACTTCGTCCTGATGACGTCGATCTTCATTAACGTGTTCATAATATCGTTCATCGGTGATCGGCTTAAACACGAG AGCGAGAAAGTGGGGGAGACGTCGTACTTCGTGCCATGGTACGATCTTCCCGAGGACATGGCCAGGAATATACGAATGATCATGCTTAGAACCAGGCGCCCGACGTGTCTGACTGCTGGTAAGCTGTTCGGTCTCTCGCTGCAAGGATTCTGTGAC TTCTGTAAGACCTCGGCGGcctatttaaatttcctgcaaacgCTGACAGCATGA
- the LOC143372843 gene encoding odorant receptor 4-like: MEEMASAEDYTDDVKYVVKVARAILWIVGAWPIPATSPRSKRIKLRAQNVVVYFFFVFTIMPGLLRMFLIEKTMLKKVMIMGPVLNCSMQFFKYTILLYHSEEIRRIIAAIGQDWTSANQVEREILRSKAKVGRRVALMSAMTIYFSGFGYRTFIPLSKGTVVTAENVTIRPLAFPVSFIFFNEQISPIYEIVFGLQFVAGFLTYSVISGSCGMCALLILHVCSQLAILVNKINRIADGENIDDAVLQRRIVDIVEHQTKIKGFLAEVQTITEYICLVEIVGATFLICIVGYYVLMELGNFGAMLVYIVLMYAITFSVFMLCYIGQLLDNENSNVGQATITVDWYRFPAKKARYLVLIIAISNYPMKLTAGKMVDMSLATFTDIMKVSMGYLNMLRAVI; encoded by the exons ATGGAAGAAATGGCCTCGGCGGAGGACTACACCGACGACGTGAAGTACGTCGTGAAAGTGGCGCGCGCAATCTTGTGGATCGTCGGTGCTTGGCCCATTCCCGCCACGTCCCCCAGGTCCAAGAGGATTAAGCTGAGAGCTCAGAACGTGGTCGTGTACTTCTTTTTCGTTTTCACCATAATGCCAGGCCTACTGCGTATGTTCCTGATAGAGAAGACTATGCTGAAGAAGGTGATGATCATGGGGCCGGTTCTCAATTGCAGCATGCAATTCTTCAAGTACACCATTCTGTTGTACCATTCCGAAGAGATCAGGAGAATCATAGCCGCGATAGGGCAGGATTGGACGAGTGCTAACCAGGTGGAACGAGAGATCCTGCGATCCAAGGCGAAGGTCGGACGAAGAGTGGCGCTGATGTCAGCGATGACAATATACTTCAGCGGTTTCGGCTACCGAACCTTCATCCCACTATCGAAAGGGACGGTCGTCACGGCTGAGAACGTCACTATAAGACCGCTGGCCTTCCCGGTCTCCTTCATCTTCTTTAACGAGCAAATCTCGCCGATTTACGAAATAGTCTTCGGCCTGCAATTCGTCGCCGGGTTCCTCACCTACTCAGTGATAAGCGGCTCCTGCGGGATGTGCGCGCTCCTCATCCTCCACGTCTGCAGCCAGCTGGCGATTCTGGTGAACAAGATAAACAGGATCGCCGATGGGGAGAACATCGACGACGCGGTCCTCCAACGGAGGATCGTCGACATCGTCGAGCATCAGACGAAGATTAAAGG ATTTTTAGCGGAGGTCCAGACGATCACGGAATATATTTGCTTGGTTGAGATTGTAGGAGCAACGTTTCTCATTTGTATCGTGGGATATTACGTACTGATG GAGCTGGGGAACTTTGGAGCAATGCTGGTGTATATTGTGTTAATGTATGCTATAACATTTTCGGTTTTCATGCTCTGCTACATTGGTCAGCTCCTCGACAACGAG AATAGCAACGTCGGGCAGGCGACCATCACCGTAGATTGGTATCGCTTCCCAGCGAAAAAGGCGCGGTACCTGGTACTCATAATCGCAATATCCAATTACCCGATGAAACTGACGGCGGGAAAGATGGTTGACATGTCTTTAGCTACTTTCACCGAC ATTATGAAAGTGTCGATGGGGTACTTGAATATGTTAAGGGCAGTTATATGA
- the LOC143373138 gene encoding odorant receptor 43a isoform X3, whose product MLDKAGALANYRNGNYKSDTEYTVRIAKSLLTLIGIWPLQRGDSSLDRAKTFIQIATVFGLMCFLLVPHVIYTFHDCEDLTRYMKVIAAQVFSLLAIIKFWTMIVNRDGIKYCLTEMEAHYRDVQCEEDRLVMTKSAEIGRFFTTLYLGLSYGGALPYHIILPLMSERVVIGDNVTRIPLPYLSNYVFFVIEDSPMYEILFVSQIAISSLILSTNCGIYSLIATIAMHSCGLFEVVSRKTETFVEHGQTELHCRLRDVVQHHLKAIEFAMTIEKALSIVFLSEMVGCTIIICFLEYGVLLEWEDHNTLSTMTYFVLMTSIFVNVFIISSIGDRLKQESERVGEVSYFVPWYNLPKDIINNIQIIILRTSRPTNLTAGKLFDLSLQAFCDVCKTSAAYFNFLQAMTA is encoded by the exons ATGCTAGATAAAGCTGGTGCGCTGGCGAATTACCGAAACGGCAATTACAAATCGGACACCGAGTACACGGTCCGAATCGCGAAGTCGCTGCTGACGCTGATCGGTATCTGGCCGCTGCAAAGGGGCGATTCTTCCCTGGACAGGGCTAAAACCTTCATCCAAATCGCGACGGTGTTCGGCCTGATGTGTTTCCTGCTGGTGCCGCACGTGATCTACACGTTCCACGACTGCGAGGATCTGACGCGTTACATGAAGGTGATCGCCGCGCAGGTGTTCAGCCTTTTAGCCATCATCAAGTTCTGGACGATGATCGTCAACAGGGACGGGATCAAGTACTGCCTCACCGAAATGGAGGCGCACTACAGGGACGTGCAGTGCGAAGAGGATCGACTGGTGATGACGAAGTCCGCGGAAATCGGCCGATTCTTCACGACCCTGTACCTGGGCCTGTCTTACGGCGGGGCTCTCCCCTATCACATCATTTTGCCGCTGATGTCGGAGAGGGTCGTCATCGGGGACAATGTCACTCGGATACCTCTGCCTTATCTGAGCAACTACGTTTTCTTCGTGATCGAGGACTCGCCGATGTACGAGATCCTCTTCGTCTCGCAAATAGCGATCAGCAGTCTTATATTGTCGACCAATTGCGGCATTTACAGTCTGATCGCCACCATTGCGATGCACTCGTGCGGCCTGTTCGAGGTAGTCAGCAGGAAGACTGAAACTTTCGTCGAGCACGGTCAGACCGAGCTGCACTGTCGTTTGAGGGACGTTGTTCAGCATCACTTGAAGGCAATCGA GTTCGCTATGACGATCGAGAAGGCACTGAGCATAGTGTTCCTGTCGGAAATGGTCGGCTGCACTATCATCATATGTTTCCTCGAATACGGCGTGCTGCTG GAATGGGAAGATCATAACACGCTCAGCACAATGACTTACTTCGTTCTGATGACGTCGATCTTCGTTAACGTGTTCATAATATCGTCCATCGGGGATCGCCTTAAACAGGAG AGCGAAAGAGTGGGGGAGGTGTCGTACTTCGTGCCCTGGTACAATCTTCCCAAGgacataataaataatatacagaTCATCATACTTAGAACCAGTCGCCCGACGAATTTGACTGCCGGCAAGCTGTTCGATCTGTCGCTCCAGGCATTCTGCGAC GTGTGCAAAACTTCGGCGGCGTACTTTAATTTCCTGCAAGCAATGACGGCATGA
- the LOC143373190 gene encoding uncharacterized protein LOC143373190: MIAEVCDDGRPKYIVNTTRTILRILGAWPLPAASPLSARIKCRILNCIVYFLLLFTIVPGVLKMFLQATSTEAQIRIAGPVINCTSQFIKFTVVLYRAKEIKKSLALISHDWMGTSEDDRHMLRDRAIMERKVAVIFLSVMYGGGMGYRVVVPLLKGPIVTADNVTIRPLSCPVYYIVLDEQTSPVYEITYVLQCMAGFAIYAIMTGSCGTCAFLALHVCHQLRILKSKITTLGKYQSADVNVIQHGLKDIIDHRTKIKGVTLVSLSSTRYAPLSCLTRIVPILLHSTAASAVALNPTRFRNQNSSVGLTANTMNWDHFPMHKARCLILIIVISNYPMKLTAGKMFDMSLTTFTDIMKMSMGYLNLLREVL; the protein is encoded by the exons ATGATTGCGGAGGTGTGCGACGACGGTCGTCCGAAGTACATTGTGAACACCACGCGAACTATTTTACGAATCCTCGGTGCCTGGCCGCTGCCGGCCGCGTCCCCTTTGTCCGCCAGGATCAAGTGTAGAATTCTGAACTGCATCGTGTACTTCCTGCTCCTGTTCACCATAGTCCCGGGTGTGTTGAAAATGTTTCTACAAGCGACCAGCACAGAGGCCCAGATAAGGATAGCGGGGCCAGTTATAAATTGCACGTCCCAGTTCATCAAGTTCACCGTTGTCTTGTACCGAGCGAAGGAGATCAAGAAGAGCTTGGCTCTGATCAGCCATGATTGGATGGGCACGTCGGAGGATGATCGACATATGTTGCGCGACAGGGCGATAATGGAGAGAAAAGTCGCGGTGATATTTCTCTCTGTTATGTACGGCGGCGGTATGGGATACCGTGTGGTCGTTCCTCTACTAAAAGGGCCCATCGTCACCGCCGATAATGTCACTATAAGACCGCTGTCCTGTCCGGTGTACTACATCGTCTTAGACGAGCAAACCTCGCCGGTCTACGAGATCACTTATGTCCTGCAATGCATGGCAGGATTCGCTATCTACGCGATAATGACCGGCTCCTGCGGCACATGCGCGTTCCTCGCTCTGCACGTGTGCCATCAGCTGAGAATCCTGAAGAGCAAGATTACGACGCTCGGGAAATACCAGAGTGCGGACGTGAACGTTATACAGCACGGACTCAAGGATATCATTGATCATAGGACGAAGATTAAGGG TGTTACATTGGTCAGCTTGTCGTCGACGAGGTACGCGCCACTGTCTTGCCTGACGCGTATCGTACCTATTCTACTGCATTCTACCGCAGCTTCAGCTGTTGCACTTAATCCTACGCGTTTTCGTAACCAGAACAGCAGCGTTGGACTGACGGCGAACACTATGAACTGGGACCATTTCCCAATGCATAAAGCGCGATGCCTGATACTCATAATTGTAATATCCAATTACCCAATGAAGCTGACGGCAGGCAAGATGTTTGACATGTCTTTAACTACTTTTACCGAT ATTATGAAGATGTCCATGGGATACTTAAACTTGCTGCGCGAAGTATTATGA
- the LOC143373021 gene encoding aquaporin AQPAe.a, with translation MAEDSQNAKWTMDKGTTTMVIAEVVGTGILLFIGCMGSLGTMGPAPPPPLQSSMAFGMTVNLLIMMLGHVSGAHLNPAVTIGAVIIGLKSIPTGALYIVGQFVGATIGYKALMIVTPPELFNDGYSNSSVGHCVTVVHPGINTAQAILIEVLCTSFILCAACATWDSRCAHTTDSTAIRFGFSVVGISLAASPYTGCSMNPARTFGPAFWNGNWTNQWIYWFGPTVGALLGTYAYQMLFALKETDGANEHEFIEMKAIKASPNADDYLRSSKDDVNSRLKNGSPRSEKREHIHRKDDSAA, from the exons ATGGCGGAAGACTCGCAGA ACGCCAAATGGACGATGGACAAGGGCACCACCACGATGGTGATCGCGGAGGTGGTGGGCACCGGGATACTTTTGTTCATCGGTTGCATGGGCTCTCTCGGTACTATGGGCCCTGCACCGCCACCACCGTTGCAGTCGTCCATGGCGTTCGGTATGACGGTTAATCTTCTGATCATG ATGTTGGGCCACGTCAGCGGCGCTCACCTGAATCCGGCCGTCACGATCGGGGCAGTTATAATTGGGCTGAAAAGCATTCCAACGGGTGCCCTGTACATAGTGGGCCAATTCGTAGGAGCTACCATCGGTTATAAAGCGCTAATG ATCGTCACCCCGCCCGAGTTGTTCAACGACGGCTACTCGAACTCGTCGGTGGGGCACTGCGTGACCGTCGTCCATCCGGGGATCAACACTGCGCAGGCGATCCTGATCGAGGTCCTCTGCACGTCGTTCATACTCTGCGCGGCCTGCGCGACCTGGGACTCCAGATGCGCGCACACCACAGACTCTACGGCGATCCGATTCGGCTTCTCCGTCGTCGGCATCTCCCTCGCGGCG AGCCCCTACACCGGCTGCAGCATGAACCCGGCGCGCACCTTCGGGCCCGCTTTCTGGAACGGGAACTGGACGAATCAGTGG ATTTACTGGTTCGGGCCGACCGTCGGCGCGTTACTCGGAACCTACGCTTATCAGATGCTGTTCGCGCTGAAGGAGACGGACGGGGCGAACGAGCACGAGTTCATAGAAATGAAGGCGATTAAAGCGTCGCCGAATGCCGATGACTACTTAAGATCCTCTAAGGACGATGTTAACTCCAGACTGAAGAACGGATCGCCTCG AAGCGAGAAACGCGAACATATACACAGGAAGGACGATAGTGCTGCGTAA